The DNA region CACGGACGCGTGTCGCTAACATGTCATCTGTCCGGGTTTTGTAGCACGTGATCTGTCCGGGTTTAGAACCGCCCTTGAACGAGGGGGGTGGCGATGGACCGGGCAGAGGTGCTTCAAGAGGTACGACGGATGCGGTTTGAGGAGATTTACGAGCGCCACCGCGGTCAGCGGTTGAGCGCCTTGGAGGCGGCGCAGTGGCTGGGCGTTTCGGAGCGGACGTTCCGGCGCTGGCGGGTGCGCTACGAGGTGGAGGGCGCGGCCGGTCTGCTGGACCGGCGGCTGGGCAAGACGAGCCCGCACCGGGTGCCGGCGGATGAGGTCGAGCGCATCGCGGCGCTGTATAACCAGCGCTACACGGGCTGGACGGTGAAGCACTTCCACGAGCGGGCGGTGGAGCAGCACGGGCTGCGCCACAGCTATGGCTGGACCAAGAGCGTGCTGCAGGCGCGCGCCCTGGTCCGCAAGG from Lujinxingia vulgaris includes:
- a CDS encoding helix-turn-helix domain-containing protein, with the translated sequence MRFEEIYERHRGQRLSALEAAQWLGVSERTFRRWRVRYEVEGAAGLLDRRLGKTSPHRVPADEVERIAALYNQRYTGWTVKHFHERAVEQHGLRHSYGWTKSVLQARALVRK